From a region of the Globicephala melas chromosome 19, mGloMel1.2, whole genome shotgun sequence genome:
- the ARHGEF1 gene encoding rho guanine nucleotide exchange factor 1 isoform X3 gives MEAEDVARGAAPGPPRPGLVPISIIGAEDEDFENELKTNPEEQNNQYQSLDQVKRRPAHLMALLQHVAMQFEPGPLLCCLHADMLGSLGPKEAKKAFGDFCHSFLDKCAILRVTVPPTVAFELDRTRPDLLSEDVQRHFVQEVVQTQQAAVSRQLEDFRSKKLMGMTPWEQELIQLGAWVGRDRATYEARERHLAERQLAHLEDMQHTISNDEEKSAAVVSAITLYMRHLGVRTKSGDKKSGRNFFRKKVMGNRRSEEPTKTKKGLSSFLDAARWNRGEPQAPDFRHLKVEADGEKPGLTERKGGLGVPSRDRNVGAPGQDTPGVSLHPLSGDSPDREPGVDALPELGDPPPQGPASLEPAAPLESTEEGADTESPEPGDEGEPGRSGLELEPEEPPGWRELVPPGTLHSLPKSQVKRQEVISELLVTEAAHVRMLRVLYDLFYQPMADGGFFSLEELQNIFPSLDELIEVHSLFLDRLMKRRQDSGYLIEEIGDVLLAQFDGTEGSWFQKISSRFCSRQSFALEQLKAKQRKEPRFCAFVQEAESRPRCRRLQLKDMIPTEMQRLTKYPLLLQSIGQNTEEPAEREKVELAAECCREILHHVNQAVRDMEDLLRLKDYQRRLDLSHLRQSSDPMLSEFKNLDITKKKLVHEGPLTWRVTKDKAVEVHVLLLDDLLLLLQRQDERLLLKSHSRTLTPTPDGKTMLRPVLRLTSAMTREVATDHKAFYVIFTWDQEAQIYELVAQTVSERKNWCALITETAGSLKVPARTSRPKHRPSPSSTREPLLSSSENGNGGREMPPADGRMERIFSALLPFCRPGPEGQLAAKALQKVLSLKQLLLPSEEDSGVGPPLEGDGVPGGGPPSPPQPQEIREELLSLEETIKQLEEVEEEFCRLRLLLSPLGENTVPQSGCT, from the exons ATGGAGGCCGAAGACGTCGCCCGAGGGGCG GCCCCAGGGCCCCCCCGGCCTGGCCTGGTGCCCATCAGCATCATCGGGGCTGAGGACGAGGATTTTGAGAATGAGCTGAAGACG aacCCCGAGGAGCAAAACAACCAGTACCAGAGCCTGGATCAGGTGAAGCGGCGCCCGGCCCACCTCATGGCCCTCCTGCAGCACGTGGCCATGCAGTTCGAGCCAGGACCCCTG ctctgctgcctgcACGCGGACATGCTGGGCTCACTGGGCCCCAAGGAGGCCAAGAAGGCCTTCGGCGACTTCTGCCACAGCTTCCTGGATAAGTGTGCG ATTCTGCGGGTGACGGTCCCTCCCACCGTGGCCTTTGAACTTG ACCGCACGCGGCCCGATCTCCTCTCCGAGGATGTCCAGCGGCATTTCGTGCAGGAGGTGGTGCAGACCCAGCAGGCAGCTGTCAGCCGGCAGCTGGAGGACTTCCGCTCCAAGAAGCTCATGGGCATGACACCCTGGGAGCAGGAGCTGATccagctgggggcctgggttgggCGGGACCGCGCCACCTATGAGGCCCGGGAGCGGCACCTGGCTGAGCGGCAGCTGGCCCACCTGGAGGACATGCA acACACCATCTCTAACGATGAGGAAAAGAG TGCTGCTGTGGTCAGTGCCATCACCCTGTACATGCGCCACCTCGGGGTGCGGACCAAGAGTGGAGACAAGAAGTCGGGGAGGAATTTCTTCCGGAAAAAG GTGATGGGGAACCGGCGGTCAGAAGAGCCGACCAAGACCAAGAAAGGACTGAGCAGCTTCCTGGATGCCGCCCGCTGGAACCGGGGAGAGCCCCAGG CCCCAGATTTTCGACACCTCAAAGTTGAGGCTGATG GTGAGAAGCCAGGCCTTACAGAACGTAAGGGAGGTCTGGGGGTGCCCTCCCGGGACCGGAATGTCGGAGCCCCTGGGCAGGACACCCCCGGAGTTTCTCTGCACCCTCTGTCTGGGGACAGCCCTGACCGGGAACCAG GTGTTGACGCCCTCCCGGAGCTGGGGGACCCGCCCCCGCAGGGCCCAGCCAGCCTGGAGCCTGCAGCGCCCCtggagagcacagaggagggtgCTGACACGGAGAG CCCCGAGCCTGGAGATGAGGGGGAGCCGGGCCGATCGGGACTAGAGCTGGAACCAGAAGAGCCCCCCGGCTGGCGGGAACTCGTCCCCCCGGGCACCCTGCACAGCCTTCCCAAGAGCCAGGTGAAGCGGCAGGAGGTCATCAGCG AGCTGCTGGTGACAGAGGCGGCCCACGTGCGCATGCTCCGGGTGCTCTATGACCTCTTCTACCAGCCCATGGCGGATGGGGGCTTCTTCTCCCTGGAGGAGCTACAGAACATCTTCCCCAGCCTGGACGAGCTCATCGAGGTGCATT CCCTGTTCCTTGATCGCCTGATGAAGCGGAGGCAGGACAGTGGCTACCTCATTGAGGAGATCGGAGATGTGCTGCTGGCCCAG TTTGATGGTACCGAGGGCTCCTGGTTCCAGAAAATCTCCTCCCGCTTCTGCAGCCGCCAGTCGTTTGCCTTAGAGCAGCTCAAAGCCAAACAGCGCAAGGAGCCTCGGTTCTGTGCCTTCGTGCAG GAGGCCGAGAGCCGCCCCCGGTGCCGCCGCCTGCAGCTGAAGGACATGATCCCCACGGAGATGCAGCGTCTGACCAAGTACCCGCTGCTGCTGCAGAGCATCGGGCAGAACACAG AAGAGCCTGCGGAACGGGAGAAAGTGGAGCTGGCGGCTGAGTGCTGCAGGGAAATTCTGCACCACGTCAACCAAGCCGTGCGCGACATGGAGGACCTGCTG CGGCTCAAGGATTATCAGAGGCGCCTGGATTTGTCCCACCTGCGGCAGAGCAGCGACCCCATGCTGAGCGAGTTCAAg aacCTGGATATCACCAAGAAGAAGCTGGTCCATGAGGGCCCGCTGACGTGGCGGGTGACTAAGGACAAGGCTGTGG AGGTCCACGTCCTGCTGCTGGAcgacctgctgctgctgctgcagcgcCAGGATGAGCGGCTGCTGCTCAAATCGCACAGCCGGACGCTGACGCCCACGCCCGACGGCAAGACCATGCTGCGGCCCGTGCTGCGGCTCACCTCCGCCATGACCCGAGAGGTGGCCACCG aTCACAAAGCCTTCTATGTCATTTTTACCTGGGACCAGGAGGCCCAGATATACGAGCTGGTGGCCCAGACCGTGTCGGAGCGGAAGAA CTGGTGTGCCCTCATCACTGAGACCGCTGGATCCCTGAAGGTCCCTGCCCGCACCTCCCGACCCAAACACCGGCCCAGCCCCAGCAG CACCCGTGAACCCCTGCTCAGCAGCTCTGAGAACGGCAACGGTGGCCGAGAGATGCCTCCGGCTGACG GCCGGATGGAGAGAATCTTCAGCGCCCTCCTGCCCTTCTGCAGACCAGGCCCTGAGGGCCAGCTCGCCGCCAAGGCCCTTCAGAAAG TGCTGTCCCTGAAGCAGCTCCTGCTTCCCTCGGAGGAAGACAGCGGGGTGGGGCCTCCGCTCGAAGGCGATGGAGTCCCAGGGGGCGGCCCCCCAAGCCCACCACAGCCCCAGGAAATTCGGGAGGAGCTGCTCAGCCTGGAGGAGACCATTAAACAGCTGGAG gaggtggaggaggagttTTGCCGCCTGAGACTCCTCCTGTCTCCGCTCGGGGAGAACACTGTCCCCCAGTCTGGCTGTACCTGA
- the ERFL gene encoding ETS domain-containing transcription factor ERF-like, whose amino-acid sequence MDCSCVSDLLFAPPALPALWTPGFAFPDWAYKPESSPGSRQIQLWHFILELLQKEEYQGVIAWQGDYGEFVIKDPDEVARLWGIRKCKPHMNYDKLSRALRYYYNKRILHKTKGKRFTYKFNFSKVVLVNYPLLDMAAATTGSPLLLTPGPFGGAPGPDAPPLTPETLQTLFSAPRLGEPAARAPLFTPETDKLRLDSPFPFLGSGATGYSKPPGLLGPFGRAFPEHPWNFSPYLTGPFPKLPPPLYPPHFYPNPLAGSLGHLPAAGAGGSPSAAPLLAAAAEGLGPERPSGLAAAPRLALPRAGGPEAALGGKDSDSELEITDVSGCSSDSEGEEGLPAPSKAKAGKGGVGS is encoded by the exons GGTTTGCCTTCCCGGATTGGGCGTACAAGCCGGAGTCGTCCCCCGGCTCGAGGCAGATCCAGCTGTGGCACTTTATCCTGGAGCTGCTGCAGAAGGAGGAGTACCAGGGTGTCATCGCCTGGCAGGGGGACTACGGGGAATTCGTCATCAAGGACCCCGACGAGGTGGCTCGGCTCTGGGGCATCCGGAAGTGCAAGCCCCACATGAACTATGACAAGCTGAGCCGGGCCCTGcg TTACTACTACAACAAGCGGATTCTCCACAAGACCAAAGGGAAGCGGTTCACCTACAAGTTCAACTTCAGCAAAGTCGTGCTTGTCAATTACCCACTGTTGGACATGGCGGCAGCCACCACGGGCTCTCCACTCTTGCTGACCCCGGGTCCCTTTGGGGGAGCCCCTGGGCCAGAtgctcctcccctcacccccgaG acCCTGCAGACCCTGTTCTCTGCCCCACGCCTGGGAGAGCCGGCGGCCCGGGCACCCCTGTTCACCCCCGAGACAGACAAACTGCGTCTGGACAGCCCTTTCCCGTTCCTGGGCTCTG GTGCCACCGGCTATTCCAAGCCCCCCGGCCTGCTGGGTCCCTTCGGCCGCGCCTTCCCAGAGCACCCCTGGAACTTTAGCCCGTACCTCACCGGCCCCTTCCCCAAGCTGCCCCCGCCTCTCTACCCGCCCCACTTCTACCCCAACCCTCTGGCAGGTTCCCTGGGCCACCTGCCCGCAGCAGGGGCAGGGGGAAGCCCCAGCGCTGCGCCCCTGCTGGCTGCCGCCGCGGAGGGCCTGGGCCCCGAGCGCCCCTCGGGCCTGGCAGCAGCCCCTCGCCTGGCACTGCCGAGGGCTGGGGGCCCAGAGGCCGCGCTGGGGGGCAAGGACAGCGACTCGGAGCTGGAGATTACCGACGTCAGCGGCTGCAGCTCTGACAGCGAGGGAGAGGAGGGCCTCCCCGCGCCCTCCAAGGCCAAGGCGGGCAAAGGGGGTGTCGGCAGCTGA
- the ARHGEF1 gene encoding rho guanine nucleotide exchange factor 1 isoform X1: MEAEDVARGAAPGPPRPGLVPISIIGAEDEDFENELKTNPEEQNNQYQSLDQVKRRPAHLMALLQHVAMQFEPGPLLCCLHADMLGSLGPKEAKKAFGDFCHSFLDKCAILRVTVPPTVAFELDRTRPDLLSEDVQRHFVQEVVQTQQAAVSRQLEDFRSKKLMGMTPWEQELIQLGAWVGRDRATYEARERHLAERQLAHLEDMQHTISNDEEKSAAVVSAITLYMRHLGVRTKSGDKKSGRNFFRKKVMGNRRSEEPTKTKKGLSSFLDAARWNRGEPQGEVPSLSPAPTSPCCPHLMVPSLVSAPDFRHLKVEADGEKPGLTERKGGLGVPSRDRNVGAPGQDTPGVSLHPLSGDSPDREPGVDALPELGDPPPQGPASLEPAAPLESTEEGADTERLSGRLGRSESLRVSDRRRPSRGSLGAKGRGGGRSRSDVDMDPSSATAVLGPARRATPEPGDEGEPGRSGLELEPEEPPGWRELVPPGTLHSLPKSQVKRQEVISELLVTEAAHVRMLRVLYDLFYQPMADGGFFSLEELQNIFPSLDELIEVHSLFLDRLMKRRQDSGYLIEEIGDVLLAQFDGTEGSWFQKISSRFCSRQSFALEQLKAKQRKEPRFCAFVQEAESRPRCRRLQLKDMIPTEMQRLTKYPLLLQSIGQNTEEPAEREKVELAAECCREILHHVNQAVRDMEDLLRLKDYQRRLDLSHLRQSSDPMLSEFKNLDITKKKLVHEGPLTWRVTKDKAVEVHVLLLDDLLLLLQRQDERLLLKSHSRTLTPTPDGKTMLRPVLRLTSAMTREVATDHKAFYVIFTWDQEAQIYELVAQTVSERKNWCALITETAGSLKVPARTSRPKHRPSPSSTREPLLSSSENGNGGREMPPADGRMERIFSALLPFCRPGPEGQLAAKALQKVLSLKQLLLPSEEDSGVGPPLEGDGVPGGGPPSPPQPQEIREELLSLEETIKQLEEVEEEFCRLRLLLSPLGENTVPQSGCT, translated from the exons ATGGAGGCCGAAGACGTCGCCCGAGGGGCG GCCCCAGGGCCCCCCCGGCCTGGCCTGGTGCCCATCAGCATCATCGGGGCTGAGGACGAGGATTTTGAGAATGAGCTGAAGACG aacCCCGAGGAGCAAAACAACCAGTACCAGAGCCTGGATCAGGTGAAGCGGCGCCCGGCCCACCTCATGGCCCTCCTGCAGCACGTGGCCATGCAGTTCGAGCCAGGACCCCTG ctctgctgcctgcACGCGGACATGCTGGGCTCACTGGGCCCCAAGGAGGCCAAGAAGGCCTTCGGCGACTTCTGCCACAGCTTCCTGGATAAGTGTGCG ATTCTGCGGGTGACGGTCCCTCCCACCGTGGCCTTTGAACTTG ACCGCACGCGGCCCGATCTCCTCTCCGAGGATGTCCAGCGGCATTTCGTGCAGGAGGTGGTGCAGACCCAGCAGGCAGCTGTCAGCCGGCAGCTGGAGGACTTCCGCTCCAAGAAGCTCATGGGCATGACACCCTGGGAGCAGGAGCTGATccagctgggggcctgggttgggCGGGACCGCGCCACCTATGAGGCCCGGGAGCGGCACCTGGCTGAGCGGCAGCTGGCCCACCTGGAGGACATGCA acACACCATCTCTAACGATGAGGAAAAGAG TGCTGCTGTGGTCAGTGCCATCACCCTGTACATGCGCCACCTCGGGGTGCGGACCAAGAGTGGAGACAAGAAGTCGGGGAGGAATTTCTTCCGGAAAAAG GTGATGGGGAACCGGCGGTCAGAAGAGCCGACCAAGACCAAGAAAGGACTGAGCAGCTTCCTGGATGCCGCCCGCTGGAACCGGGGAGAGCCCCAGGGTGAGGTGCCCAGCCTCAGCCCCGCCCCGACTTCCCCATGCTGCCCCCACCTCATGGTCCCATCTCTCGTTTCAGCCCCAGATTTTCGACACCTCAAAGTTGAGGCTGATG GTGAGAAGCCAGGCCTTACAGAACGTAAGGGAGGTCTGGGGGTGCCCTCCCGGGACCGGAATGTCGGAGCCCCTGGGCAGGACACCCCCGGAGTTTCTCTGCACCCTCTGTCTGGGGACAGCCCTGACCGGGAACCAG GTGTTGACGCCCTCCCGGAGCTGGGGGACCCGCCCCCGCAGGGCCCAGCCAGCCTGGAGCCTGCAGCGCCCCtggagagcacagaggagggtgCTGACACGGAGAG GCTGTCGGGGCGTCTGGGGCGCTCGGAGAGCCTGCGGGTGAGTGACCGCCGCCGGCCTTCCCGGGGCAGCCTCGGGGCTAAGGGCCGGGGTGGGGGCCGCTCCCGGAGCGACGTGGACATGGACCCCAGCTCCGCCACGGCCGTGCTTGGCCCTGCCCGACGAGCCAC CCCCGAGCCTGGAGATGAGGGGGAGCCGGGCCGATCGGGACTAGAGCTGGAACCAGAAGAGCCCCCCGGCTGGCGGGAACTCGTCCCCCCGGGCACCCTGCACAGCCTTCCCAAGAGCCAGGTGAAGCGGCAGGAGGTCATCAGCG AGCTGCTGGTGACAGAGGCGGCCCACGTGCGCATGCTCCGGGTGCTCTATGACCTCTTCTACCAGCCCATGGCGGATGGGGGCTTCTTCTCCCTGGAGGAGCTACAGAACATCTTCCCCAGCCTGGACGAGCTCATCGAGGTGCATT CCCTGTTCCTTGATCGCCTGATGAAGCGGAGGCAGGACAGTGGCTACCTCATTGAGGAGATCGGAGATGTGCTGCTGGCCCAG TTTGATGGTACCGAGGGCTCCTGGTTCCAGAAAATCTCCTCCCGCTTCTGCAGCCGCCAGTCGTTTGCCTTAGAGCAGCTCAAAGCCAAACAGCGCAAGGAGCCTCGGTTCTGTGCCTTCGTGCAG GAGGCCGAGAGCCGCCCCCGGTGCCGCCGCCTGCAGCTGAAGGACATGATCCCCACGGAGATGCAGCGTCTGACCAAGTACCCGCTGCTGCTGCAGAGCATCGGGCAGAACACAG AAGAGCCTGCGGAACGGGAGAAAGTGGAGCTGGCGGCTGAGTGCTGCAGGGAAATTCTGCACCACGTCAACCAAGCCGTGCGCGACATGGAGGACCTGCTG CGGCTCAAGGATTATCAGAGGCGCCTGGATTTGTCCCACCTGCGGCAGAGCAGCGACCCCATGCTGAGCGAGTTCAAg aacCTGGATATCACCAAGAAGAAGCTGGTCCATGAGGGCCCGCTGACGTGGCGGGTGACTAAGGACAAGGCTGTGG AGGTCCACGTCCTGCTGCTGGAcgacctgctgctgctgctgcagcgcCAGGATGAGCGGCTGCTGCTCAAATCGCACAGCCGGACGCTGACGCCCACGCCCGACGGCAAGACCATGCTGCGGCCCGTGCTGCGGCTCACCTCCGCCATGACCCGAGAGGTGGCCACCG aTCACAAAGCCTTCTATGTCATTTTTACCTGGGACCAGGAGGCCCAGATATACGAGCTGGTGGCCCAGACCGTGTCGGAGCGGAAGAA CTGGTGTGCCCTCATCACTGAGACCGCTGGATCCCTGAAGGTCCCTGCCCGCACCTCCCGACCCAAACACCGGCCCAGCCCCAGCAG CACCCGTGAACCCCTGCTCAGCAGCTCTGAGAACGGCAACGGTGGCCGAGAGATGCCTCCGGCTGACG GCCGGATGGAGAGAATCTTCAGCGCCCTCCTGCCCTTCTGCAGACCAGGCCCTGAGGGCCAGCTCGCCGCCAAGGCCCTTCAGAAAG TGCTGTCCCTGAAGCAGCTCCTGCTTCCCTCGGAGGAAGACAGCGGGGTGGGGCCTCCGCTCGAAGGCGATGGAGTCCCAGGGGGCGGCCCCCCAAGCCCACCACAGCCCCAGGAAATTCGGGAGGAGCTGCTCAGCCTGGAGGAGACCATTAAACAGCTGGAG gaggtggaggaggagttTTGCCGCCTGAGACTCCTCCTGTCTCCGCTCGGGGAGAACACTGTCCCCCAGTCTGGCTGTACCTGA
- the ARHGEF1 gene encoding rho guanine nucleotide exchange factor 1 isoform X2, translating to MEAEDVARGAAPGPPRPGLVPISIIGAEDEDFENELKTNPEEQNNQYQSLDQVKRRPAHLMALLQHVAMQFEPGPLLCCLHADMLGSLGPKEAKKAFGDFCHSFLDKCAILRVTVPPTVAFELDRTRPDLLSEDVQRHFVQEVVQTQQAAVSRQLEDFRSKKLMGMTPWEQELIQLGAWVGRDRATYEARERHLAERQLAHLEDMQHTISNDEEKSAAVVSAITLYMRHLGVRTKSGDKKSGRNFFRKKVMGNRRSEEPTKTKKGLSSFLDAARWNRGEPQAPDFRHLKVEADGEKPGLTERKGGLGVPSRDRNVGAPGQDTPGVSLHPLSGDSPDREPGVDALPELGDPPPQGPASLEPAAPLESTEEGADTERLSGRLGRSESLRVSDRRRPSRGSLGAKGRGGGRSRSDVDMDPSSATAVLGPARRATPEPGDEGEPGRSGLELEPEEPPGWRELVPPGTLHSLPKSQVKRQEVISELLVTEAAHVRMLRVLYDLFYQPMADGGFFSLEELQNIFPSLDELIEVHSLFLDRLMKRRQDSGYLIEEIGDVLLAQFDGTEGSWFQKISSRFCSRQSFALEQLKAKQRKEPRFCAFVQEAESRPRCRRLQLKDMIPTEMQRLTKYPLLLQSIGQNTEEPAEREKVELAAECCREILHHVNQAVRDMEDLLRLKDYQRRLDLSHLRQSSDPMLSEFKNLDITKKKLVHEGPLTWRVTKDKAVEVHVLLLDDLLLLLQRQDERLLLKSHSRTLTPTPDGKTMLRPVLRLTSAMTREVATDHKAFYVIFTWDQEAQIYELVAQTVSERKNWCALITETAGSLKVPARTSRPKHRPSPSSTREPLLSSSENGNGGREMPPADGRMERIFSALLPFCRPGPEGQLAAKALQKVLSLKQLLLPSEEDSGVGPPLEGDGVPGGGPPSPPQPQEIREELLSLEETIKQLEEVEEEFCRLRLLLSPLGENTVPQSGCT from the exons ATGGAGGCCGAAGACGTCGCCCGAGGGGCG GCCCCAGGGCCCCCCCGGCCTGGCCTGGTGCCCATCAGCATCATCGGGGCTGAGGACGAGGATTTTGAGAATGAGCTGAAGACG aacCCCGAGGAGCAAAACAACCAGTACCAGAGCCTGGATCAGGTGAAGCGGCGCCCGGCCCACCTCATGGCCCTCCTGCAGCACGTGGCCATGCAGTTCGAGCCAGGACCCCTG ctctgctgcctgcACGCGGACATGCTGGGCTCACTGGGCCCCAAGGAGGCCAAGAAGGCCTTCGGCGACTTCTGCCACAGCTTCCTGGATAAGTGTGCG ATTCTGCGGGTGACGGTCCCTCCCACCGTGGCCTTTGAACTTG ACCGCACGCGGCCCGATCTCCTCTCCGAGGATGTCCAGCGGCATTTCGTGCAGGAGGTGGTGCAGACCCAGCAGGCAGCTGTCAGCCGGCAGCTGGAGGACTTCCGCTCCAAGAAGCTCATGGGCATGACACCCTGGGAGCAGGAGCTGATccagctgggggcctgggttgggCGGGACCGCGCCACCTATGAGGCCCGGGAGCGGCACCTGGCTGAGCGGCAGCTGGCCCACCTGGAGGACATGCA acACACCATCTCTAACGATGAGGAAAAGAG TGCTGCTGTGGTCAGTGCCATCACCCTGTACATGCGCCACCTCGGGGTGCGGACCAAGAGTGGAGACAAGAAGTCGGGGAGGAATTTCTTCCGGAAAAAG GTGATGGGGAACCGGCGGTCAGAAGAGCCGACCAAGACCAAGAAAGGACTGAGCAGCTTCCTGGATGCCGCCCGCTGGAACCGGGGAGAGCCCCAGG CCCCAGATTTTCGACACCTCAAAGTTGAGGCTGATG GTGAGAAGCCAGGCCTTACAGAACGTAAGGGAGGTCTGGGGGTGCCCTCCCGGGACCGGAATGTCGGAGCCCCTGGGCAGGACACCCCCGGAGTTTCTCTGCACCCTCTGTCTGGGGACAGCCCTGACCGGGAACCAG GTGTTGACGCCCTCCCGGAGCTGGGGGACCCGCCCCCGCAGGGCCCAGCCAGCCTGGAGCCTGCAGCGCCCCtggagagcacagaggagggtgCTGACACGGAGAG GCTGTCGGGGCGTCTGGGGCGCTCGGAGAGCCTGCGGGTGAGTGACCGCCGCCGGCCTTCCCGGGGCAGCCTCGGGGCTAAGGGCCGGGGTGGGGGCCGCTCCCGGAGCGACGTGGACATGGACCCCAGCTCCGCCACGGCCGTGCTTGGCCCTGCCCGACGAGCCAC CCCCGAGCCTGGAGATGAGGGGGAGCCGGGCCGATCGGGACTAGAGCTGGAACCAGAAGAGCCCCCCGGCTGGCGGGAACTCGTCCCCCCGGGCACCCTGCACAGCCTTCCCAAGAGCCAGGTGAAGCGGCAGGAGGTCATCAGCG AGCTGCTGGTGACAGAGGCGGCCCACGTGCGCATGCTCCGGGTGCTCTATGACCTCTTCTACCAGCCCATGGCGGATGGGGGCTTCTTCTCCCTGGAGGAGCTACAGAACATCTTCCCCAGCCTGGACGAGCTCATCGAGGTGCATT CCCTGTTCCTTGATCGCCTGATGAAGCGGAGGCAGGACAGTGGCTACCTCATTGAGGAGATCGGAGATGTGCTGCTGGCCCAG TTTGATGGTACCGAGGGCTCCTGGTTCCAGAAAATCTCCTCCCGCTTCTGCAGCCGCCAGTCGTTTGCCTTAGAGCAGCTCAAAGCCAAACAGCGCAAGGAGCCTCGGTTCTGTGCCTTCGTGCAG GAGGCCGAGAGCCGCCCCCGGTGCCGCCGCCTGCAGCTGAAGGACATGATCCCCACGGAGATGCAGCGTCTGACCAAGTACCCGCTGCTGCTGCAGAGCATCGGGCAGAACACAG AAGAGCCTGCGGAACGGGAGAAAGTGGAGCTGGCGGCTGAGTGCTGCAGGGAAATTCTGCACCACGTCAACCAAGCCGTGCGCGACATGGAGGACCTGCTG CGGCTCAAGGATTATCAGAGGCGCCTGGATTTGTCCCACCTGCGGCAGAGCAGCGACCCCATGCTGAGCGAGTTCAAg aacCTGGATATCACCAAGAAGAAGCTGGTCCATGAGGGCCCGCTGACGTGGCGGGTGACTAAGGACAAGGCTGTGG AGGTCCACGTCCTGCTGCTGGAcgacctgctgctgctgctgcagcgcCAGGATGAGCGGCTGCTGCTCAAATCGCACAGCCGGACGCTGACGCCCACGCCCGACGGCAAGACCATGCTGCGGCCCGTGCTGCGGCTCACCTCCGCCATGACCCGAGAGGTGGCCACCG aTCACAAAGCCTTCTATGTCATTTTTACCTGGGACCAGGAGGCCCAGATATACGAGCTGGTGGCCCAGACCGTGTCGGAGCGGAAGAA CTGGTGTGCCCTCATCACTGAGACCGCTGGATCCCTGAAGGTCCCTGCCCGCACCTCCCGACCCAAACACCGGCCCAGCCCCAGCAG CACCCGTGAACCCCTGCTCAGCAGCTCTGAGAACGGCAACGGTGGCCGAGAGATGCCTCCGGCTGACG GCCGGATGGAGAGAATCTTCAGCGCCCTCCTGCCCTTCTGCAGACCAGGCCCTGAGGGCCAGCTCGCCGCCAAGGCCCTTCAGAAAG TGCTGTCCCTGAAGCAGCTCCTGCTTCCCTCGGAGGAAGACAGCGGGGTGGGGCCTCCGCTCGAAGGCGATGGAGTCCCAGGGGGCGGCCCCCCAAGCCCACCACAGCCCCAGGAAATTCGGGAGGAGCTGCTCAGCCTGGAGGAGACCATTAAACAGCTGGAG gaggtggaggaggagttTTGCCGCCTGAGACTCCTCCTGTCTCCGCTCGGGGAGAACACTGTCCCCCAGTCTGGCTGTACCTGA